A stretch of DNA from Micromonospora sp. WMMD1155:
ACCTGACCTGGTCGCGACGGCGAGCCCTCCGCCACGACCCCGAGGCGCCGGCGCTGCGCTGGCCGGCGTACCTGCTCGCGGGCGCCGGGCCGGGGCTGTTCCTGCTGCTCGCCGAGGTGATCATCCGGGTCGGCGGCCGGTCGCTGCTCGACCTCGCCAGCGCGCTCAGCGAGGCGGACGCGGTCGCGCAGACCTCCCTGGGCACCTCACGGATCGACAACGGCATCTGGGTGCTCTTCGTCGGGGCGCTGACCGCGCTCATCGCGTTCGGCCGCACGCTCGGCCCCGCACACCACGACGACGACGAACCGGCCGACAGGCCGAAGCCGGTCGCCTCGGATGCCGCCGAGCCGGACCCGGCCGAGGTGTTCGACAGGCTCGACACCGACCCGGCCAAGGCCGACCCCGCCCGCTGACCTACGGTTCACGCCCGGCTCGTGGCGGGTCGGGCTGGAACCGGCCTGGTGCCTGGCGACCGGGCCCACAGCTCGCGGCATCGCTTCAGCGCCTGACCGGCGGGCCCCGCACCTCGCCCGCTCGCGGCGTCCGGCTCAGCCGGCGGCGCGCAGCAGCAGGTCCAGCTCCGTCACGTCGTACCACTCCAGTTCGTGGTCCTCAGCGCCGTCGACGGCGAACTGCGCGTCGGGGTCGCCGGCGGCGGCCTCGGTCACCACGTCGGCCGCCGCGGTGACGTCCTCGACCGCCTCCGCCCCATCCACGTGGATGGCCGCGATGGCACCGACCTGCACCGCGTCGACCAACGTCACCGTGCTGGAACCCAGCTCACCGTCGCCCCGCCCGACCGCGCCCGCCGGCAGGTCGACCGAGACGACGACACGGCGGCGGGGAGCGCTCGGGTCGGCCCGGAGCAGGTGCAGTGCGTCCTGGGCGGCTCGGGTGAACGCGACGTACTCCAGCTCCTCCTCGTCGCCCTCGGCGTACCACTCGCGCAACGCCGGAGTCACGGCATGCGCCTCGTCGGCGGCCAGGCCCTCCGCGCGCAGCCGGGCCAACATCGGTACGGTCGCCGGCACGTACACCCGGACAAGCTCGTCGGTCACCGGTCGTCTCCCCGCATCGTCCACCGCCGGCGGCCGCCGGCACGGGCGCAGATCATGCCGCACGCCGTGACCGTCATACACCCCGCCTCCGGCCGGTGGAAGTTTCCGGCCGGTGTGTCTTGCGCGGTCCGCCCTGCTGTAGGAGGAGCCGGGTGCTGGGCGGTACGGGCCTTCGGTGGCAAACTGAGCCAAACGACACCAACCCCGGGAGTTCCTGTGGAGCCGAGGTTCCTGCTGCTCTCCGACGTCGCCGCCGAGCTGAACGTGTCGGACTCGCAGGTCTACCACATGGTGCGCAGCGGCGAACTGCCCGCGATCAAGATCGGTGGACGCGGCCAGTGGCGCGTCGAACGCGCGCGCCTGGAGGACTACATCGCGCGCAAATACCACGAAACTGCCGAATGGGTGCAGAGCAACCCCCTGGTCGACCGCGACCCGGAGTAAGCGCAGCCCTCTGGCCTGCGCCCGGCTTGATCCACTCCATATCGGCGAAGTCGGGGTGTCCGCGCCGCCGGGATACCGCGATGTCGGCGAAGTCGAGTGGATCAAGCCTTTCGGTGCTGGCCGACCCACCCTCAAGGCATTGACCGAAGCCGTTTCGTCGCCCAGAATTAGGCTTGTCGTAGGCAAACGTAAGCAAACGCAAGATCAAGGAGGGGTGATGAGTGAGGCGCGACCCGGCCCTTCCCGACCA
This window harbors:
- a CDS encoding helix-turn-helix domain-containing protein codes for the protein MEPRFLLLSDVAAELNVSDSQVYHMVRSGELPAIKIGGRGQWRVERARLEDYIARKYHETAEWVQSNPLVDRDPE